A genomic window from Syngnathus typhle isolate RoL2023-S1 ecotype Sweden linkage group LG18, RoL_Styp_1.0, whole genome shotgun sequence includes:
- the LOC133142676 gene encoding myosin-1-like isoform X1: MDADMAVFGDAAPYLRRPERERIEAQNRPFDAKTSVYVVDPKELFVKGTIQSKEKGKVTVKTDAGKVVTVTDDDVFPMNPPKFDKIEDMAMMTHLNEASVLYNLKERYAAWMIYTYSGLFCVTVNPYKWLPVYNQEVVVAYRGKKRQEAPPHIFSISDNAYQFMLTDRENQSILITGESGAGKTVNTKRVIQYFATIAGSGDKKKDSAAAGKLQGNLEDQIISANPLLEAFGNAKTVRNDNSSRFGKFIRIHFGTTGKLASADIETYLLEKSRVTFQLSAERSYHIFYQIMSNKKPELIEALLITTNPYDFPFVSQGEISVASIDDSDELMATDSAIDTLGFSGDERMGIYKLTGAVMHYGNMKFKQKQREEQAEPDGTQVADKAAYLMGLNSADILKALCYPRVKVGNEYVTKGQTVQQVYNSIGALAKSVYEKMFMWMVLRINQMLDTRQPRQFFIGVLDIAGFEIFDYNSLEQLCINFTNEKLQQFFNHHMFVLEQEEYKKEGIEWEFIDFGMDLAACIELIEKPMGIFSILEEECMFPKASDSTFKNKLYDQHLGKSNNFQKPKPVKGKAEAHFSLVHYAGTVDYSITGWLDKNKDPLNESVVQLFQKAGLKLLAFLYSSYSSSDDNSAGGSAKKAGKKKGSSFQTVSAVFRENLGKLMTNLRSTHPHFVRCLIPNETKTPGIMEHHLVIHQLRCNGVLEGIRICRKGFPSRILYGDFKQRYKVLNASVIPDGQFIDNKTAAEKLLGSIDVDHSQYRFGHTKVFFKAGLLGLLEEMRDERLASLITITQALCRGFLRRKEIQQMSERRESVYIIQYNIRSFMNVKHWPWMRLYFKIKPLLRSAETEKEMAMMKEEFAKCKEDLAKSEAKRKEMEAKMVSLVQEKNDLCLQIQTEGESLADAEERCDGLIKNKIALEAKSKELSERLEDEEEVNAELTAKKRKLEDECSELKRDIDDLELTLVKVEKEKHATENKVKNLTEEMCSLDDTIGRLSKEKSALQQAHQQTLEDLQAEEDKVNTLSKAKIKLEQQVDDLEGSLEQEKKNRMDVERSKRKIEGDLKLAQEAVMDLENDKQTLEEHLKKKDFELSQLTSKIEDEQSVAMQSQKKFKELQARIGELEEEIEAEHVARAKVERQRAELARELEEISERLEEAGGATAAQIEMNKKRELEFQKLRRDLEESTLHHEAVAAALRKKHADSVAELGEHIDNLQRVKQKLEKEKSEYKMEVDDMSGNIEVTVKAKSHYEKLCHSMEDQLNEYKSKHDEDSRLITELNTQRARLQNENGEFTRLLEEKEAILSQMSRAKLAFTQQVEELKRQVEEETKAKSALAHALQSARHDCDLLREQFEEEQEAKAELQRATSKANSEVSQWRTKYETDAIQRNDELEEAKKKLTQRLQEAEEAIEAMNAKCSSLEKTKQRLQGEVDDLMAEVERANVQAALLDKKQRTFDKILSESRQKFEESQAELEGSQRECRTLSTELFKIKNSYEEALDHLEVLKRENTNLQQEISEISDQLGENGKVMYELEKTKKHTESEKTEIQTALEEAEASLEHEESKILRIQLELTQVKGEVDRRVAEKDQEIEQMKRNHLRMVDTLQSTLDAEVRSRNDAVRIRKKMETDLNELEMQLSHSNRQASEAQKQLKSIQVHLKEQTLHLDDALRSQEDLKEQVAMLERRNILMQAEVEELRAALEQSDRSRKLAEQELADACERAGLLHSQNTSLLNHKRKLDADVSQLQGELEDAIQEARNADEKAKKAITDAAMMAEELKKEQDTSSHLERMKKNMETSVKDLQHRLDEAESLALKGGKKQLQKLEARVRELESEMESEQKRSADAIKGVRKYERRIRELTYQTEEDKKTLLRLQDLVDKLQLKVKVYKRQNEEVEEQANLSLAKLRKVQHELEDAQERADVAESQVNKMKSKSREFGRVNSSSTCFQTIWSG; encoded by the exons ATGGATGCTGACATGGCTGTGTTTGGGGACGCCGCTCCGTATCTAAGGCGGCCCGAACGGGAGCGGATTGAGGCCCAGAATCGGCCCTTTGACGCCAAAACCTCCGTGTATGTGGTAGATCCAAAGGAGCTTTTTGTTAAAGGTACTATACAGAGCAAAGAGAAAGGCAAAGTGACTGTCAAAACAGACGCTGGAAAG GTTGTCACGGTGACGGATGACGACGTGTTTCCTATGAATCCGCCCAAATTTGACAAAATCGAGGATATGGCCATGATGACCCACCTCAATGAGGCATCTGTGCTGTACAACCTCAAAGAGCGTTATGCGGCGTGGATGATTTAT ACCTACTCGGGACTCTTCTGCGTCACTGTGAATCCTTACAAGTGGCTTCCAGTGTACAACCAAGAGGTGGTGGTGGCCTACAGAGGCAAAAAGCGCCAGGAGGCACCGCCACACATTTTCTCCATCTCTGACAATGCCTATCAGTTCATGCTCACTG ATCGAGAAAACCAGTCCATCCTTATCAC CGGAGAATCCGGGGCAGGGAAGACTGTCAACACCAAGCGCGTCATCCAGTACTTTGCAACAATTGCAGGCTCCGGGGACAAAAAGAAAGATTCTGCTGCAGCTGGCAAGTTGCAG GGAAATCTGGAGGACCAGATCATTTCCGCCAACCCTCTACTTGAGGCTTTTGGAAATGCCAAGACTGTCAGAAATGATAATTCCTCACGTTTT GGCAAATTCATAAGAATTCACTTTGGAACAACAGGGAAATTGGCCTCAGCTGATATTGAGACAT ATTTGCTGGAAAAGTCAAGAGTCACTTTCCAGCTATCTGCAGAGAGGAGCTACCATATTTTCTACCAAATCATGTCCAACAAGAAACCTGAGCTAATAG aGGCTCTGCTTATCACCACCAACCCGTACGACTTCCCGTTCGTTAGCCAAGGGGAGATCAGCGTCGCCAGCATTGATGACAGCGATGAGCTGATGGCTACAGAc AGCGCCATCGACACCCTCGGTTTCAGTGGAGACGAGCGGATGGGCATTTACAAACTCACCGGTGCTGTCATGCATTATGGCAACATGAAGTTCAAGCAGAAGCAGAGAGAAGAGCAAGCAGAGCCGGATGGGACACAGG TGGCTGACAAAGCAGCGTACCTGATGGGCCTGAACTCAGCCGACATATTAAAAGCGCTGTGTTATCCCAGAGTGAAGGTGGGCAACGAGTACGTCACCAAAGGACAGACTGTGCAACAG GTGTACAATTCCATCGGTGCTTTGGCCAAATCAGTGTACGAGAAGATGTTCATGTGGATGGTCCTTCGCATCAATCAGATGTTGGACACCAGGCAGCCACGCCAGTTCTTCATCGGCGTCTTGGATATTGCTGGCTTTGAGATTTTTGAC TATAACAGTCTGGAGCAGCTTTGTATCAATTTCACCAATGAGAAACTGCAACAGTTCTTCAACCATCACATGTTTGTGTTGGAGCAAGAAGAATATAAGAAAGAGGGCATCGAGTGGGAGTTCATCGACTTTGGGATGGATCTGGCTGCTTGCATCGAGCTCATCGAAAAG CCAATGGGTATCTTCTCCATCCTCGAAGAGGAATGCATGTTCCCCAAAGCCTCCGACAGCACCTTCAAAAACAAACTGTACGACCAACATCTTGGAAAGTCCAACAACTTTCAGAAGCCCAAGCCGGTGAAAGGCAAAGCTGAAGCTCACTTCTCCCTGGTGCACTATGCTGGCACTGTGGACTACAGCATCACAGGCTGGTTAGACAAAAACAAGGACCCGCTCAACGAAAGTGTAGTCCAGCTCTTCCAGAAGGCCGGCCTCAAATTATTGGCTTTTCTCTATAGTAGTTATTCATCATCAGATG ATAACTCAGCTGGAGGAAGTGCAAAGAAAGCGGGCAAAAAGAAAGGCTCATCCTTCCAGACTGTTTCCGCTGTCTTTAGG GAGAATCTCGGGAAGCTGATGACCAATCTTAGGAGTACCCATCCGCATTTTGTTCGGTGTCTCAttccaaatgaaacaaaaactcCAG GAATTATGGAACACCATCTGGTTATCCACCAACTTCGATGTAACGGTGTGCTGGAGGGAATCAGGATTTGCAGGAAGGGCTTTCCCAGTcgaattctctatggggatttcAAGCAAAG GTACAAAGTATTAAACGCCAGTGTTATCCCTGATGGCCAATTTATCGACAACAAGACGGCTGCAGAGAAGCTCTTAGGATCGATCGACGTCGATCATTCTCAGTATAGATTTGGGCATACAAAG GTGTTCTTCAAAGCAGGCCTATTAGGTCTCCTGGAAGAAATGAGGGATGAGCGACTGGCCTCGCTCATCACCATCACTCAAGCCTTGTGTCGCGGCTTCCTCAGGAGAAAGGAAATTCAGCAAATGTCCGAGAGGAG AGAATCGGTTTACATCATTCAGTATAATATTCGCTCCTTCATGAATGTCAAACACTGGCCATGGATGAGGCTTTACTTCAAAATCAAACCACTTTTGAGAAGTGCTGAGACAGAGAAGGAAATGGCCATGATGAAGGAAGAATTTGCAAAATGCAAAGAGGATCTCGCCAAATCTGAGGCCAAGAGAAAGGAGATGGAAGCCAAAATGGTTTCCCTGGTGCAGGAGAAAAACGATTTGTGTCTGCAGATCCAAACT GAAGGCGAGAGCCTGGCAGATGCAGAGGAAAGATGCGATGGACTCATAAAGAACAAGATTGCATTGGAAGCAAAAAGCAAAGAGCTGAGCGAACGACtggaggatgaggaagaggTGAATGCCGAACTCACGGCGAAGAAGAGAAAGCTGGAAGACGAATGCTCCGAGCTGAAAAGGGATATTGATGATTTAGAGCTCACCCTGGTCAAAGTTGAAAAGGAAAAGCACGCCACTGAAAACAAG GTGAAGAATTTGACGGAGGAGATGTGTTCCCTGGATGATACCATTGGCAGGTTGTCCAAGGAGAAGTCGGCCTTGCAGCAGGCACACCAGCAGACGCTGGAAGACCTGCAAGCGGAGGAAGACAAAGTCAACACTCTGAGCAAAGCTAAGATCAAGTTGGAGCAACAAGTCGATGAT TTGGAGGGCTCGCTGGAACAAGAGAAAAAGAACCGCATGGATGTGGAAAGGAGCAAGAGGAAAATTGAAGGAGATCTTAAACTAGCCCAAGAAGCCGTCATGGATTtggaaaatgacaaacaaacgttggaggaacACCTTAAAAA GAAAGACTTCGAATTGAGCCAACTTACATCCAAAATCGAAGATGAGCAGAGTGTAGCGATGCAGTCGCAGAAGAAGTTCAAGGAGCTGCAG GCACGCATTGGAGAGCTGGAAGAGGAGATTGAAGCAGAACACGTTGCCCGAGCCAAGGTGGAGAGACAGCGCGCTGAACTCGCACGGGAGCTCGAGGAGATCAGCGAGAGGTTGGAGGAAGCCGGAGGGGCCACCGCAGCTCAGATCGAGATGAACAAGAAGCGTGAGCTGGAGTTTCAGAAACTCAGACGGGACCTCGAGGAGTCCACGCTTCACCATGAAGCCGTAGCCGCCGCCTTGCGGAAAAAACACGCCGACAGCGTTGCCGAGTTGGGAGAGCACATTGACAACCTGCAACGGGTCAAGCAAAagctggagaaggagaagagCGAATACAAGATGGAGGTGGATGACATGTCTGGCAACATTGAGGTCACAGTCAAAGCAAAG AGTCATTACGAGAAGCTGTGTCACTCCATGGAGGACCAACTGAACGAATACAAGTCCAAACACGACGAAGACTCTCGCTTGATCACGGAATTGAACACACAAAGGGCAAGGCTCCAAAATGAAAACG GTGAGTTTACTCGTCTTCTGGAGGAGAAAGAGGCAATTCTTTCTCAAATGTCCAGGGCCAAGCTTGCCTTCACCCAGCAAGTGGAGGAGCTCAAGAGACAAGTTGAGGAGGAAACAAAG GCTAAGAGCGCCCTGGCTCACGCTCTGCAATCTGCACGTCATGACTGCGATCTGCTCCGGGAGCAGTTCGAAGAGGAGCAGGAGGCCAAAGCCGAGCTCCAGAGGGCAACGTCCAAAGCCAACAGCGAGGTGTCGCAATGGAGAACAAAATACGAGACTGACGCCATCCAGCGCAATGACGAGTTGGAAGAGGCAAA GAAAAAGCTCACGCAACGTTTGCAAGAGGCTGAAGAGGCCATTGAGGCCATGAATGCCAAGTGTTCCTCGTTGGAAAAGACAAAACAGAGGCTTCAAGGAGAAGTGGATGACCTCATGGCTGAAGTGGAAAGGGCCAATGTGCAAGCAGCTCTCCTTGACAAAAAGCAGAGAACCTTTGATAAG ATTTTGTCTGAGTCGAGACAGAAGTTCGAAGAGAGCCAAGCTGAGCTGGAAGGATCGCAAAGGGAATGTCGCACCCTCAGCACGGAGCTCTTCAAAATCAAGAACTCCTACGAAGAAGCTTTGGATCACCTCGAGGTCCTCAAACGAGAGAATACAAATTTACAGC AGGAGATCTCGGAAATCTCGGACCAACTTGGTGAGAACGGCAAAGTCATGTACGAGCTGGAGAAGACGAAGAAACATACAGAGAGTGAGAAAACGGAGATCCAGACTGCTCTGGAGGAAGCTGAG GCTTCTCTGGAACACGAAGAATCCAAAATTCTCCGTATCCAACTTGAGCTGACTCAAGTCAAAGGGGAAGTGGATCGCAGGGTAGCTGAGAAAGACCAAGAGATTGAACAGATGAAACGCAACCACCTGCGCATGGTGGATACTTTACAGTCCACCTTGGATGCCGAAGTACGCAGCAGAAACGATGCCGTGCGAATCAGGAAAAAGATGGAGACTGACCTCAACGAGTTGGAGATGCAGTTGAGCCACTCCAATCGGCAGGCGTCCGAGGCCCAGAAGCAGCTGAAGAGCATTCAAGTCCACCTCAAG GAGCAAACTCTTCACCTGGATGATGCGCTACGCAGCCAAGAAGACCTCAAGGAGCAAGTCGCCATGTTGGAACGCAGGAACATCTTGATGCAAGCTGAAGTGGAAGAACTGAGGGCTGCTTTGGAACAATCGGACCGAAGCCGCAAGTTAGCTGAGCAGGAACTTGCTGATGCCTGTGAGAGAGCTGGGCTGCTGCACTCACAG AACACGAGTCTTCTCAACCATAAGAGGAAGTTGGATGCAGATGTCAGCCAGTTGCAGGGTGAACTGGAGGATGCAATCCAAGAGGCTCGCAATGCTGATGAGAAAGCAAAGAAAGCCATCACTGAT GCAGCCATGATGGCAGAGGAGCTCAAGAAAGAACAAGACACCAGCAGCCACCTggagaggatgaagaagaacaTGGAGACCTCGGTGAAGGACCTACAGCATCGTCTCGATGAAGCTGAGAGCCTTGCGTTGAAGGGGGGCAAGAAACAACTCCAGAAACTGGAGGCTCGG GTGCGGGAACTGGAAAGTGAAATGGAGAGCGAACAGAAGAGATCCGCAGATGCTATCAAGGGAGTCCGTAAATATGAAAGGCGGATCCGGGAGCTCACGTACCAGACGGAGGAGGACAAAAAGACTCTTTTGAGACTGCAGGACCTGGTTGATAAACTCCAACTGAAAGTCAAAGTATATAAACGGCAGAACGAGGAAGTG GAGGAGCAAGCAAATCTTAGTCTTGCCAAATTAAGGAAGGTCCAACATGAACTGGAAGATGCCCAGGAACGAGCAGACGTTGCTGAGTCGCAAGTCAATAAGATGAAAAGCAAAAGCAGAGAATTTGGAAGGGTAAACTCATCATCGACATGTTTTCAAACCATTTGGAGTGGATGA